The Papaver somniferum cultivar HN1 chromosome 3, ASM357369v1, whole genome shotgun sequence genome includes a region encoding these proteins:
- the LOC113358478 gene encoding CMP-sialic acid transporter 1-like codes for MTQWYFVAALLTILTSSQGILTTLSQSHGKYNYDYATVPFLAEVFKLLVSSFFLWRECKSSTRPRMTTEWRSVCLFPIPSIIYLVHNNVQFATLTYVDTSTYQIMGNLKIVTTGILFRLFLRKKLSNLQWMAIVLLAVGTTTSQVKGCGEVSCDSLLSAPMQGYMLGILSACLSALAGVYTEFLMKKNSDSLYWQNVQLYTFGVIFNIGRLLLDDFRSGFENGPWWQRLFIGYNATTWMVVLNLGSTGLLVSWLMKYADNIVKVYSTSMAMLLTMILSVYLFNFKPTLQLFLGIIICVMSLQIYFSPPSTLLDIPATTVKTPLENLKEVTVD; via the exons ATGACGCAGTGGTACTTCGTTGCTGCCCTTCTCACCATTCTCACAAGCTCTCAG GGAATCTTGACAACTCTTTCACAAAGTCATGGTAAATATAATTACGACTATGCTACCGTTCCTTTCCTTGCTGAAGTTTTTAAG CTACTGGTTTCAAGCTTTTTTCTTTGGAGAGAGTGTAAGAGCTCAACTCGGCCAAGAATGACTACAGAATGGAGAAGTGTGTGTTTGTTCCCCATCCCATCAATCATCTACCTTGTTCACAACAATGTTCAATTCGCTACCCTTACGTATGTGGATACGTCCACATATCAAATAATGGGTAATCTGAAGATTGTCACTACTGGGATACTATTCAG GCTGTTCTTAAGGAAAAAGCTGTCTAACCTGCAATGGATGGCAATTGTTCTTTTAGCTGTGGGAACAACTACTAGCCAG GTCAAAGGTTGTGGAGAGGTTTCATGTGATTCCCTTTTATCAGCACCAATGCAGGGTTACATGTTGGGGATTCTGTCAGCTTGTTTATCGGCATTAGCAGGTGTTTATACAGAATTTTTAATGAAGAAGAACAGTGATAGCCTGTACTGGCAAAATGTACAATTATATAC GTTTGGTGTTATTTTCAACATAGGACGTCTACTTCTTGATGATTTCAGAAGTGGGTTTGAGAATGGACCTTGGTGGCAGCGCCTTTTTATTGGGTACAATGCTACAACTTGGATGGTGGTACTAAATTTAGGATCTACTGGTTTGCTAGTGTCATGGTTAATGAAGTACGCAGATAATATTGTGAAG GTGTATTCTACATCAATGGCAATGCTACTGACGATGATTTTGTCAGTATACCTTTTCAATTTCAAGCCGACACTGCAG CTTTTCTTGGGTATCATTATTTGCGTGATGTCACTACAAATTTATTTTTCCCCTCCAAGCACACTTTTAGATATTCCTGCAACAACGGTAAAAACACCCCTGGAAAACCTCAAGGAAGTTACCGTTGACTGA